Proteins found in one Quercus robur chromosome 2, dhQueRobu3.1, whole genome shotgun sequence genomic segment:
- the LOC126716019 gene encoding regulator of nonsense transcripts UPF3-like isoform X2, protein MKDSLDRTKVVLRHLPPAISQAALTDQIDSAFAGRYHWLTFRPGKASLKHQSYSRAYIDFKKPEDVIEFAEFFDGHLFVNEKGTQFKTIVEYAPSQRVPKQWVKKDGREGSILKDPEYLEFLEFLAKPVENLPSAEIQLERRDAERAGSAKDAPIITPLMDFIRQKRAAKGGSRRSLSNGKLSRRASGSSSGSPSSASSKRGSERRRMSTRMYVLRDSAKNMSVKDKSTYILVPKRDDQQLSDKSVTLVPAAGNELLEEENGVSGTNESGKKKVLLLKGKEREISSVSGSILQQQGVSSPVRNIIGSGPLKHNQQREGSGRIIRSILINKDSRQSQSFVGQSEQQIQTSNSEKDKRPPRIPHAQLASKDTNSTPENKVVANDFPGFYSEKQEKRSRNKDKPDRGVWAPLRRSDGTHASEESLSSGTSQSLLDSSEGSHGDMKFEMANARIGEVKNLGSGRSSHSSLDNGSHKHFGRRGPTHGVKDVDGSSNLSEGKHLRRGTGFNSHEKQVWVQKPSSGS, encoded by the exons ATGAAGGACTCGCTGGATCGGACCAAGGTGGTGCTCCGTCACTTGCCGCCGGCGATTTCTCAGGCCGCTCTCACCGACCAAATAGACTCCGCCTTCGCCGGTCGCTACCACTGGCTCACTTTCCGACCTGGCAAAGCAAG CCTGAAGCATCAATCCTATTCTAGAGCCTACATTGACTTCAAGAAACCTGAGGATGTTATTGAGTTCGCTGAGTTCTTTGATGGGCATTTGTTTGTTAATGAGAAAG GCACTCAGTTTAAAACTATTGTTGAGTATGCTCCATCTCAACGCGTTCCAAAGCAGTGGGTTAAAAAAGATGGTCGTGAAGGAAGCATATTGAAAG ATCCCGAGTATCTGgaatttcttgaatttcttgCGAAGCCTGTCGAAAATCTTCCCAGTGCAGAGATACAGTTGGAGAGAAGAGATGCAGAACGAGCTG GATCTGCAAAGGATGCTCCCATTATTACACCATTAATGGACTTTATACGTCAGAAAAGAGCTGCTAAGGGTGGTTCTCGG AGATCATTGTCTAATGGGAAACTGAGCAGAAGAGCTTCTGGATCATCATCTGGAAGCCCTAGTTCAGCCTCATCGAAACGAGGTTCTGAGAGGAGACGGATGTCCACCAGGATG TATGTTTTAAGGGATTCTGCAAAGAATATGAGTGTCAAAGACAAGTCAACCTACATTCTGGTTCCAAAGCGAGATGATCAGCAGCTTTCTGACAAGTCTGTTACATTGGTTCCTGCAGCTGGGAATGAATTATTGGAAGAGGAAAATG GAGTATCCGGAACTAATGAATCTGGGAAAAAGAAAGTCCTGCTCCTGAAAGGAAAAGAGAGGGAGATTTCTTCT GTGTCTGGCAGCATATTACAGCAGCAGGGTGTATCATCTCCTGTTAGAAATATAATCGGTTCAGGTCCACTCAAGCATAACCAGCAACGTGAAGGTAGTGGAAGGATAATCAGAAGCATACTTATAAACAAGGATTCACGTCAAAGTCAGTCTTTTGTGGGCCAGTCAGAGCAGCAAATCCAGACTTCAAATTCAGAGAAGGACAAGCGGCCTCCTCGGATCCCACATGCACAATTGGCTTCGAAGGACACAAATTCAACTCCAGAAAATAAGGTTGTTGCGAATGACTTTCCTGGATTTTATAGTGAGAAGCAAGAAAAACGTTCAAGAAATAAGGATAAGCCTGATCGTGGTGTATGGGCTCCTCTTCGTCGTTCAGATGGAACTCATGCTAGTGAAGAGTCTTTGTCATCCGGTACTTCACAGTCGCTGCTAGATTCTTCAGAAG GATCTCATGGAgatatgaaatttgaaatgGCAAATGCTCGGATTGGGGAAGTTAAAAACCTTGGAAGTGGACGTAGTAGCCATTCTTCCTTAGATAATG GCTCCCATAAACATTTTGGTCGCCGTGGGCCAACGCATGGTGTCAAGGATGTTGATGGCTCATCAAATTTAAGTGAGGGGAAGCATTTGAGGAGAGGCACTGGCTTTAATTCCCATGAG AAACAAGTGTGGGTTCAGAAACCAAGTTCTGGTTCCTAA
- the LOC126716019 gene encoding regulator of nonsense transcripts UPF3-like isoform X1 — MKDSLDRTKVVLRHLPPAISQAALTDQIDSAFAGRYHWLTFRPGKASLKHQSYSRAYIDFKKPEDVIEFAEFFDGHLFVNEKGTQFKTIVEYAPSQRVPKQWVKKDGREGSILKDPEYLEFLEFLAKPVENLPSAEIQLERRDAERAGSAKDAPIITPLMDFIRQKRAAKGGSRRSLSNGKLSRRASGSSSGSPSSASSKRGSERRRMSTRMYVLRDSAKNMSVKDKSTYILVPKRDDQQLSDKSVTLVPAAGNELLEEENGVSGTNESGKKKVLLLKGKEREISSVSGSILQQQGVSSPVRNIIGSGPLKHNQQREGSGRIIRSILINKDSRQSQSFVGQSEQQIQTSNSEKDKRPPRIPHAQLASKDTNSTPENKVVANDFPGFYSEKQEKRSRNKDKPDRGVWAPLRRSDGTHASEESLSSGTSQSLLDSSEGSHGDMKFEMANARIGEVKNLGSGRSSHSSLDNDYVFALYAGSHKHFGRRGPTHGVKDVDGSSNLSEGKHLRRGTGFNSHEKQVWVQKPSSGS; from the exons ATGAAGGACTCGCTGGATCGGACCAAGGTGGTGCTCCGTCACTTGCCGCCGGCGATTTCTCAGGCCGCTCTCACCGACCAAATAGACTCCGCCTTCGCCGGTCGCTACCACTGGCTCACTTTCCGACCTGGCAAAGCAAG CCTGAAGCATCAATCCTATTCTAGAGCCTACATTGACTTCAAGAAACCTGAGGATGTTATTGAGTTCGCTGAGTTCTTTGATGGGCATTTGTTTGTTAATGAGAAAG GCACTCAGTTTAAAACTATTGTTGAGTATGCTCCATCTCAACGCGTTCCAAAGCAGTGGGTTAAAAAAGATGGTCGTGAAGGAAGCATATTGAAAG ATCCCGAGTATCTGgaatttcttgaatttcttgCGAAGCCTGTCGAAAATCTTCCCAGTGCAGAGATACAGTTGGAGAGAAGAGATGCAGAACGAGCTG GATCTGCAAAGGATGCTCCCATTATTACACCATTAATGGACTTTATACGTCAGAAAAGAGCTGCTAAGGGTGGTTCTCGG AGATCATTGTCTAATGGGAAACTGAGCAGAAGAGCTTCTGGATCATCATCTGGAAGCCCTAGTTCAGCCTCATCGAAACGAGGTTCTGAGAGGAGACGGATGTCCACCAGGATG TATGTTTTAAGGGATTCTGCAAAGAATATGAGTGTCAAAGACAAGTCAACCTACATTCTGGTTCCAAAGCGAGATGATCAGCAGCTTTCTGACAAGTCTGTTACATTGGTTCCTGCAGCTGGGAATGAATTATTGGAAGAGGAAAATG GAGTATCCGGAACTAATGAATCTGGGAAAAAGAAAGTCCTGCTCCTGAAAGGAAAAGAGAGGGAGATTTCTTCT GTGTCTGGCAGCATATTACAGCAGCAGGGTGTATCATCTCCTGTTAGAAATATAATCGGTTCAGGTCCACTCAAGCATAACCAGCAACGTGAAGGTAGTGGAAGGATAATCAGAAGCATACTTATAAACAAGGATTCACGTCAAAGTCAGTCTTTTGTGGGCCAGTCAGAGCAGCAAATCCAGACTTCAAATTCAGAGAAGGACAAGCGGCCTCCTCGGATCCCACATGCACAATTGGCTTCGAAGGACACAAATTCAACTCCAGAAAATAAGGTTGTTGCGAATGACTTTCCTGGATTTTATAGTGAGAAGCAAGAAAAACGTTCAAGAAATAAGGATAAGCCTGATCGTGGTGTATGGGCTCCTCTTCGTCGTTCAGATGGAACTCATGCTAGTGAAGAGTCTTTGTCATCCGGTACTTCACAGTCGCTGCTAGATTCTTCAGAAG GATCTCATGGAgatatgaaatttgaaatgGCAAATGCTCGGATTGGGGAAGTTAAAAACCTTGGAAGTGGACGTAGTAGCCATTCTTCCTTAGATAATG ATTATGTGTTTGCATTATATGCAGGCTCCCATAAACATTTTGGTCGCCGTGGGCCAACGCATGGTGTCAAGGATGTTGATGGCTCATCAAATTTAAGTGAGGGGAAGCATTTGAGGAGAGGCACTGGCTTTAATTCCCATGAG AAACAAGTGTGGGTTCAGAAACCAAGTTCTGGTTCCTAA
- the LOC126716020 gene encoding KH domain-containing protein At1g09660/At1g09670 produces the protein MGERIPPGSYFQYPPPGVPASPIRSASIPTDRERYMAELLAEKQKLGPFMQVLPMCSRLLNQEIRRVSGFNQSFVDHERLEHESPLRSFGQPPNGRAMDLEGWPAMQMEENGHIQRMTPLQTPSMGWPGVQGIPTTTIVKRVIRLDVPVDKYPSYNFVGRILGPRGNSLKRVEAMTECRVYIRGRGSVKDAVKEEKLKDKPGYEHLNEPLHVLVEAEFPEDIINARLDYAMTILENLLKPVDESLDHYKKQQLRELAMLNGTLREESPSMSPSMSPSMSPFNSTGMKRAKTGR, from the exons ATGGGAGAGAGAATCCCACCTGGGAGTTACTTCCAGTACCCTCCTCCTGGAGTACCTGCTTCTCCTATTAGGTCTGCTTCTATCCCTACAGATCGAGAAAG ATACATGGCTGAATTGCTGGCAGAGAAGCAAAAGTTGGGACCATTTATGCAAGTTCTTCCCATGTGCAGCAGGCTTTTAAATCAAG AAATCAGACGGGTTTCAGGCTTCAATCAAAGTTTTGTGGATCATGAAAGACTTGAGCATGAGAGCCCACTTAGGTCATTCGGTCAACCCCCTAATGGTAGAGCAATGGATTTGGAGGGATGGCCTGCGATGCAAATGGAG GAAAATGGACATATTCAAAGAATGACTCCATTACAAACTCCTTCGATGGGTTGGCCTGGGGTGCAAGGAATTCCAACTACTACTATTGTAAAGAGAGTTATTAGACTTGATGTTCCTGTGGACAAATATCCAAGT TATAATTTTGTTGGCCGAATTCTGGGACCACGTGGGAACTCACTGAAAAGGGTTGAAGCCATGACAGAATGTAGGGTGTACATAAGAGGCCGTGGCTCTGTTAAGGATGCTGTAAAG GAAGAGAAACTGAAAGATAAACCTGGATATGAGCACCTTAATGAGCCGCTGCATGTGTTGGTGGAGGCTGAATTTCCAGAGGATATTATAAATGCACGCTTGGATTATGCAATGACAATATTAGAAAACCTTTTGAAGCCTGTG GATGAATCATTGGATCATTATAAGAAGCAACAACTAAGGGAACTGGCTATGCTGAATGGTACCCTAAGGGAAGAAAGCCCAAGTATGAGCCCTAGTATGAGCCCAAGCATGTCGCCCTTCAACAGTACAGGGATGAAAAGAGCGAAGACTGGAAGATAA